GACTTGCACGGATGAAGCAAGAGGCCGTGATCCGCCCACAACTCCGGGATTCACGGCCCACCCAATCCCCCGCGTCTCCATCCTTGTCGCCGCCGCCGCGTCACGGTAGAGCCTTCCCACCACCCCAACCGCCCCACCCGCTTCCCTTTGCCGGGAACGGAACAGGGCAGCGCCCCCGGGGAATACCCCGGAGGCCGGGGCCCATTCGGAACCCATCGAGGAAAAGGAACTGCCATGGCATGGACATCCACCAAGGACCTGCTGCTGCCCGCCACCGTCACCGGCTCCTGGCCCCGCCCGCGCTGGTACAACGTGAACCTGTGGGGCCGCCCTCTCGATACGGCCATGATGGACCCCTGGTTCCGCGAACAGTTCGCCGACGCTCATGCCGTGGTCGTCTCCGACCAGTGCCGCGCCGGACTCGATATCCTCACGACCGGGGATTATCACCTCGACGAGGATGTTGCCGGCCGTTCCTGGCACCATTACCCGCTCCAGCGCTGGAAAGGGCTCGAGCACGAGGAATTGCAGACCGAAAAAACCCGCTCCCCCCTCCTCTCCTACCCGGTCGGCACCATGCTCGACTCGATCTACAAGACCTGGCGCTGGCCCCGCGTCGTCGGCAAGGTCCAGCATGACCCCCGCAATCCCCTCGAATACGCCAAGATCTGGCGCATCGCCCAGCAGGCCGCCGCCTCCTCCGGACGCCCCATCAAGTTCGGCACCTGCTCCGCCCAGGTCCTCGCCTTCTTCCTCGATTCCCACACGCCCCATTACTCCCTCGACGACAAACGCGAACTGATCTGGAGTATGGCCGAGGCCATGAACCTCGAACTCCGCCAGCTCGCCGCCTCCGGCTGCAAGGTCATCCAGGTCGAGGAACCCACCCTCCACTTCATGGCCCGCTACTCCCCCGATCAGAAGGAATTCATCGATTTCCTCGTGGACGCCTTCAACCGCGAAATCGAGGGCCTCGACGATGTCGAGGTCTGGATCCACACCTGCTGGGGCAATCCCAACATGCAGAAGGTCTTCAAGGACGAGTCCTACGCCCAGTCCATGGAGATCTACCTCGACCGCCTCAAGGGCGATGTCTGGACCATCGAAGCCACCGAAAACGACCTCCGCGAACTCCCCCTCTTCGACCGCTACCGCGACCGCCTCTCCAAAAAGATCGCCGTCGGCGTCATCAGCCATCGCACCCTCCAGGCCGACTTCCCCGATGTCGTCGCCGATCGCGTCCGCCGCGCCCTGCGCCACATCCCTCCCGACAAACTGATCCTCTCCACCGATTGCGGCTTCGGACGCCAGGGCTTCAACCGCCACCTGGCCTTCTACAAAACCGTCGGAATCTCCATGGCCCGCAATCTCATCCTCAAGGAACTCGGCCTCCCCGAACGTCCCGTCCCCGCCGCCGACGAGGGGCTCGCCTGGGACCAGCTTCCCGACCACGAACCCCTCACCCACCTCAAGCCCCTGCGGTAACGGCGCACCCGCCGCACGATGGACTCCACCTGCCCGGCCCCACCGTCAGCCGCCCCAGCCCCCGCCCCCCAACCGGTCTTCCGCGTCCGCCATCTGACCCGGACCTACGGTCTCGGTGAGGCTGAGGTCCATGCCCTCGCCGGCGTGGACCTCGACCTTCACGCGGGCGAACTCGTGGTCCTCCTCGGCCCGTCCGGCAGCGGCAAAACCACCCTCCTCAACAATCTCGGCGGCCTCGACCTCCCCACCTCCGGCGAACTCCGCTACCGCGATCTCGACCTCACCCACGCCTCCGAAGATCGCCTCACCCGCTACCGACGGGACGCCGTCGGCTTCATCTTCCAGTTCTACAACCTCATCCCCAGCCTCACCGCCCGGGAGAACGTCGCCCTCATCACCGAGATCGCCCGCGATCCCATGCCCCCGGAGGAAGCCCTCGCCCTCGTTCATCTCCAGGCCCGCCTCGACCATTTCCCCGCCCAGCTCTCCGGTGGCGAACAACAGCGCGTCGCCATCGCCCGCGCCATCGCCAAACGCCCCGAAGTCCTCCTCTGCGACGAACCCACCGGCGCCCTCGATGTTCGTACCGGCGTCGTCGTCCTCGAAGCCATCGAACGCGCCAACCGCGAACTCGGCACCCTCACCGTCATCATCACTCACAACGCCGTCATGGCCGACATGGCCGATCGCGTCCTCCACTTCTCCGACGGCCGCGTCCTCCGTGAACACCGCAACCCCCGCCGCGCCCTCCCCTCCTCCCTCAACTGGTAGCTCCCCCAAACCCACCCTTCCCCTTCCCCCTTACCTCTTCGCTCTTCCCTCTTCCCCCGCCCCGCCCCGCCCCCCCGTGCTCTCCCAACTCGACCGCAAACTCCTTCGCGACCTCCGTCGCCTCCGCGGCCAGGCCGTCGCCGTCGCCGTCGTCATGGCCTGCGGCCTCGCCATGCTCATCATGGCCCGCAGCCTCATCCACTCCCTCGAAACCACCCGCCTCGAATACTACGAGGCCCACCGCTTCGCCGACGCCTTCGCCCACCTCAAACGCGCCCCCGCCTCCCTCGCCCGCCGCATCGCCGACGTCCCCGGCGTCGCCGCCGTCCAGCCCGGCATCGCCGCCCAGGTCACCCTCGACCTCCCCGAACTCGACGAACCCGCCAGCGGCATGGTCCGTTCCCTCCCCGATCACGCCCCGCCGCAACTCAACCGCCTCTTCCTCCGGCGCGGACACTGGCTCGACCCGGCCCGCCGCGGCGAAGTGCTCGTCGGCGAGGCCTTCGCCGACGCCAATGCCCTCCGGCCCGGCGATTCCCTGGTGATGCTCCTCGACGGTCGCCGCCAGGTCCTCCGCATCGCCGGCATCGTCCTGTCCCCCGAATACATCTTCGAATCCCGTCCCGGTGCCGCCCTTCCCGACAACCGCACCTACGGGATCTTCTGGATGCGGGAGGAGGAGGCCGCGGCCGCCTTCGACCTCGACGGCGCCTTCAATCATCTCGCCCTCACCCTCGCACCCGGCGCCCCGCTGCGCCCCGTCCTCAACGCCGTGGATCGCCTCCTCGAACCCTACGGCGGACGCGGCGCCTTTGGCCGGACGGATCATCCCTCCCACATCCGCGTCTCCGACGAAATCCGCGTCCTCGAAACCCTCTCCATCGGGTTCCCCGTGGTCTTCCTCAGCGTCGCCGCGTTCATGGTCCACTCGGTCCTCTCCCGGCTCCTCACCCTCCAGCGCGAACAAATCGCCATCCTCAAGGCCTTCGGCTTCGACAACGGCCGCATCGGCCGCCACTACCTCCGCTTCGCCCTCGCCATGGTCGCCGGCGGCGTTCTCGGCGGCACCCTCGGCGGCGCCTTCCTCGGCACCCGCCTCGTCGGCATGTACCACCTCTTCTTTCGCTTCCCCAGCCTCGAGTTCCGCCTCGACGCCGGGGCCGTCGCCATCGCCCTCGTCGTCGGCCTCGGCGCCGCCCTCGCCGGCGCCTGGAATGCCGTCCGCGCCGCCACCCGCCTTCCCCCCGCCGAGGCCATGCGCCCGGAACCCCCCGCCAGCTTCCGCCCCGCCTGGATCGAACGCTCCGGCATCGCCCCCCTCTTCTCCCACGCCTTCCGCATCGCCGTCCGCAACCTCGAACGCCGCCCCGCCCAGGCCGCCTTCACCGTCGCCGGCCTCGCCCTCGCCACCGCCCTCCTGATCGTCCCCAACTGCTTCCGGGACAGCGTCCAGGATCTCCTCGGATTCCAGTGGGATGTCGTCCAGCGCCAGGACATCAACGTCGGCCTCTTCCAGCCCGGCTCCGTCGCCATCCTCTCCCCCCTCCGCCACCTGCCCGGCGTCCGCCATGTCGAACCCTTCCGCCATGCCCCGGTCCGCGTCCGCTTCGGACATCGCAGCCGTCAGCTCGCCATCCAGGGCATCCCGGCCGACGCCCGGCACAGCCGCGTCGTCGAAGCCGGCTTCCGGGAAGTCCCCCTTCCCACCCACGGCCTCGTCGTCTCCCGAATCCTCGCCGACGTCCTCGGCGCCCGCGTCGGCGATGTCGTGACCGTCGAGTTCCTCGAAGGCCGCCGGCCCGTCCATCACCTCCCCCTCGTCGGGCTCGCCGACGATCTCACCGGCATCTCCGCCTACCTCGAACGTTCCGCCCTCAACCGCCTCCTCCTCGATGGCGACCTCGTCACCGGCGCCAGCGTCACCATCGACCCCGCCCGCCGCGACGAGTTCCTCCGCGCCCTCAAGGGCGTCCCCCGCATCGGCTGGGTCGGCATCAAGGAATCCCTCCGCGAGAACTTTCGCCGCACCACCGCCGCCAGCATCAACCTCATCCAGAGCATCTACCTCCTCTTCGCCGTCGTCGTCACCTTCGGCGTCGTGTACAACAACGCCCGCATCTCCCTCGCCGAACGCGCCCGCGAACTCGCCACCCTCCGCGTCATCGGCTTCTCCCGCCGCGAAGTCGGCGCCGTCCTCCTCACCGAACTCACCCTCCTCGCCCTCCTCGCCGTCCCCCTCGGCCTCCTCCTCGGCACCGGCTTCGCCACAGCCATCCTCGGCATGGTCAACACCGAAACCGTCCGCCTCCCCACCGTCCTCACCCCCCGCAACTACGCCTTCGCCGTCCTCGTCGTCACCGTCGCCTCCACCCTCTGCGCCCTCCTCGTCCTCCGCCGCGTCCGCCAGCTCGACCTCGTCGCCACCCTCAAGGCCCCCGAGTGACCGGACCCTGCCCACGTCGGGACTCGTCCTCGAACCCGCAGGCACACCCTTTCGAGCGCCGCCCTGGGGCGCCGCCCCGATGGGTTCGATCTTGCCCGGCCCTCCCATTCCGCGTGCGAACTCCATCTCAGGCCTCACGCCTCAGGCCTCAGGCCTCAGGTCTCAGGCCTCAGGCCTCAGGTCTCAGGCCTCAGGTCTCAGGCCTCAGGCCTCAGGTCTCAGGTCTCAGGTCTCAGGCCTCAGGCCTCAGGTCTCAGGTCTC
Above is a genomic segment from Verrucomicrobiia bacterium containing:
- a CDS encoding cobalamin-independent methionine synthase II family protein; this translates as MAWTSTKDLLLPATVTGSWPRPRWYNVNLWGRPLDTAMMDPWFREQFADAHAVVVSDQCRAGLDILTTGDYHLDEDVAGRSWHHYPLQRWKGLEHEELQTEKTRSPLLSYPVGTMLDSIYKTWRWPRVVGKVQHDPRNPLEYAKIWRIAQQAAASSGRPIKFGTCSAQVLAFFLDSHTPHYSLDDKRELIWSMAEAMNLELRQLAASGCKVIQVEEPTLHFMARYSPDQKEFIDFLVDAFNREIEGLDDVEVWIHTCWGNPNMQKVFKDESYAQSMEIYLDRLKGDVWTIEATENDLRELPLFDRYRDRLSKKIAVGVISHRTLQADFPDVVADRVRRALRHIPPDKLILSTDCGFGRQGFNRHLAFYKTVGISMARNLILKELGLPERPVPAADEGLAWDQLPDHEPLTHLKPLR
- a CDS encoding ABC transporter ATP-binding protein — its product is MDSTCPAPPSAAPAPAPQPVFRVRHLTRTYGLGEAEVHALAGVDLDLHAGELVVLLGPSGSGKTTLLNNLGGLDLPTSGELRYRDLDLTHASEDRLTRYRRDAVGFIFQFYNLIPSLTARENVALITEIARDPMPPEEALALVHLQARLDHFPAQLSGGEQQRVAIARAIAKRPEVLLCDEPTGALDVRTGVVVLEAIERANRELGTLTVIITHNAVMADMADRVLHFSDGRVLREHRNPRRALPSSLNW
- a CDS encoding FtsX-like permease family protein: MLSQLDRKLLRDLRRLRGQAVAVAVVMACGLAMLIMARSLIHSLETTRLEYYEAHRFADAFAHLKRAPASLARRIADVPGVAAVQPGIAAQVTLDLPELDEPASGMVRSLPDHAPPQLNRLFLRRGHWLDPARRGEVLVGEAFADANALRPGDSLVMLLDGRRQVLRIAGIVLSPEYIFESRPGAALPDNRTYGIFWMREEEAAAAFDLDGAFNHLALTLAPGAPLRPVLNAVDRLLEPYGGRGAFGRTDHPSHIRVSDEIRVLETLSIGFPVVFLSVAAFMVHSVLSRLLTLQREQIAILKAFGFDNGRIGRHYLRFALAMVAGGVLGGTLGGAFLGTRLVGMYHLFFRFPSLEFRLDAGAVAIALVVGLGAALAGAWNAVRAATRLPPAEAMRPEPPASFRPAWIERSGIAPLFSHAFRIAVRNLERRPAQAAFTVAGLALATALLIVPNCFRDSVQDLLGFQWDVVQRQDINVGLFQPGSVAILSPLRHLPGVRHVEPFRHAPVRVRFGHRSRQLAIQGIPADARHSRVVEAGFREVPLPTHGLVVSRILADVLGARVGDVVTVEFLEGRRPVHHLPLVGLADDLTGISAYLERSALNRLLLDGDLVTGASVTIDPARRDEFLRALKGVPRIGWVGIKESLRENFRRTTAASINLIQSIYLLFAVVVTFGVVYNNARISLAERARELATLRVIGFSRREVGAVLLTELTLLALLAVPLGLLLGTGFATAILGMVNTETVRLPTVLTPRNYAFAVLVVTVASTLCALLVLRRVRQLDLVATLKAPE